CGAATAGGGAATATACATCATCATCACCCAACGGAATATCAGTCTGGCACGTGTGAATTTCCACAACCTATTATGCTTAATGATGTTGAGCGAAAATGggaagatttgagattttttcgAAGTGACCCTAAAATCTTGAGTGGTCCATTAAGCATCTCAACCCCCAGCTTTTGCCCTTCTCAGAGGGGGTGGTGAAAGATGAGCTTCGTTGACACGATAGCCTCTTTTTGCTGCTTTGTCTCTAATCAAGTGGCATTAGGACTTAAGTTCTTGGCCAAGTATAGTGTCTCTTTCAGATTCATCCCCCTCTTCGCTTCTATTACTTTTCACTCCCCCCATTGGACCGGTTTGCCATTGAGTATACAACCGCCCCAATTAATCAACTCAATCACCCCCTTTTCATGTTGACAAAGCGGCAGCCacagtaaaaaaaagaaaaggagaagaagaagtaaaagagagGTTCAGGTGTCACCCAAAGGTCACTGTGCACTGCGGTTTTAACTTTTTATTGAGAGGTGTTGCTTTCTTGCTTGCTAAAGGGGAACATtgctctatttttcttcttatgtcaTGTATAATATAACACTTAATAAAAAGGTGGCTTTTCCAAAGGAAAACGACACAAATGGTTTATGAACTTTAGTTTAATGCGCAATGTTATTTCTcagttttaatttgttcaatccCTATATCACATGAGAATGTTCTATTGATTTTCTAAGTAGTAATTAGCAATGTCTTTGGATAGGTAGCTAGGAAAGCATATCACATGAATCTGAAGATTACTTTAGAGATTGAATTGAGGTGTGCTCATAGAATTTTTGAAGCGGTCTATCACATAATATTCTACAATTGAATTTTCTGCATGCTTCGCTGATAATTACATTTGTGTgattaagaaaaatacaatatgTTTTGGAAAGAGAGAACAGCTAATTCAACGAGGGGGTGAAATGAGTTatttataaatagaaaaaataaaagattttgtTAACGAGTGCaatcttctatttttcttgtctTATGTATAACCAGTGCATtagaaaattgaaaactttTCTTTGATAAATACTGTTAATCAAGATTTTGGAAACGCTTGCTAATAAATTCGTGAAAAACAAAGGGCAATGATCAGCACCTTCGCATTTTCTCTTTCGTCTACGGATGCAACTGAACCCACTTAAGATTTATTGGCTTGATTTAACGAGTAAAAAGGCCATGTTTATATGACTTGAGCATAGGATTCACACTATCAGGCACATATAATTTCATATTCGGGTTATCCATTCGAATTTTGACTCACATCTCACAGGATTTCATGAGGGTACCCGACTTACGATGTCCGGTAAGCTTTCTCGCCgtaaaaggaaaagcaaaatcgATCCCCATACATGAGGGATGACAATGAAAGTGcacatcaacaaaataaatgaaaaagcaGATGAACAAAGTAAAGAGCTCAAGTGCATCAGAGCTTTTGGGGAAGCAATATTCCAATCACTTCAAGAGGCTCATTAACTCCAAAAACTGCAATTATTCAACATATAATTATCAAGATTCGACCAAAAACATATAATTATCAAAGATCGCTCAACTTCGAGAGAAGTGGATGCCAAAAGGGAGCAGCTGTTGAGGGTACGAACTGTGGTAAAAAGTCAATAGGTTCTTCCTTTAGAAAtcagaaaataaacaaaagaaacgaAAGATTGGAAAGCTATGGTGTCTGTGATGGacggaggatgatgatgatgatggcaaggGCAAAGGTTGTCGTCCACTTGGGCGTGTCGCTCGCGACCGTGTGTGGCCATCGCTTTCTTGCCTTTTGAGCGACATGCTCCGACATTTACACGTTTGGAATCATGGTTTCCCACGATTCATAATTCCTCACGTAACGCAACTGAGccccattttttcttcttccttcttctttcttttcttctctatgTTGGGGTCGTACAGTTTGTCCCTTGCCCGATTCACCCACCCGGCTCTTCTCCCTTTACAGCCTAGCCATTATCGCCCCCCTCGACAAAGAAACTTCTCTTTACTTAAGGAGAGTCCTATGATGACATAAGAAAATGTATGTTCTACTTCTATCCTTGTGTCATTGTCGTAAGGTAGGTCAAAGGTACTTATGTTgtattcaatttagtttttccGAGAAACTTTGAGCCTTCAAAGTCCCTTGAATGAAAGTTTGGTCGTTGATAAAAAAAAGCTTTTTTAGAATGTCAATATTGATAAAGTTGAAAGCTATATTGATTTCATCATTTTGAAAAGACATCTCCAAGGATTAAAggctttttttcttcccatctTGCCCTCATTAGATTATCTAAAATCCAGTTCTACCTTCATGTCACATGCaatctttcctcctcctctcttctccacCATGCCACAGCTCAACTCCGCCATCTCTGGCAAGTCCTTGAACACGCCCATCTCTACCGCTTGATTGCATCACCACCATGCCAATGAGCCACTTGCAATGGGGTGTTCGTGCTCAACTAACTAATTACACCAACTAGCCCCCTTAGATCATTTGCCGTGCCAACAAGCCACTTGTAGTCATCGCCGACCCATCGACCACGATCTAGCAGTGAGCCCTAGATTCTAGGACTTGAGTCGAGTGTGGCCAAATTCGAGACTTGATGGTGGTGACGACATCAGAGACCTTGTCTTGGCAAGCGATGATGCTCACTCGAAGCTTCAAGATCTTGTTGTTTCTTTGTTGGCCCTctctcctttttacttttttttctttttatttgaaggTTACTTTACAAAAAATACACTGATAATTCAATTATCCAAATGCTATGTACTTTTGGTAAATACACATCGAGTTAGAGATCTTTTATAAAATCACTTCGCACTTCCCCAAATCTCTTCCAAGCCCACCCTTACACTAGTGTGCGTACGTCACATTTATATTGTGTGTCAAAAGAGTTCGTGTTTCCATGTACGCTTGACATGTATCGGACACTCCTTGATTAAAAATAGTTCAATCTTCAGAATATTTGATTGCACAGGACACGGGAGCAGTCCTGTTTTACTGTCTGACAAATGTCTCGGACACACTCGCAGACAAAATTCACGGGCATCATGATGTGTTTTGGTTTGAACAAGAGGCGCCTCGCGTTCTTGGGCTAGACCTGGGAGCAGTAGCACAAGGTCCAGAATGACAAGTCCTATCGGTCCAAACCAATGTAACCATGGCCCAGCCACTCGCACATGGAAACTCTTATAAGGTCGGCCCTGGTCCATATCATGTTTGGACCATACGTCCAAGCTGATTGCCGACTGGTCCCTTATCATCGTTCCATCAATCAAGAACATAAACTACAGAGACAGAGTCGAGTAGCTGTCCGCAAATGCGATTTAAAACTCCATTAGCGTCCTGGAATTCGAACGCTACGGCCAGAATAGCTGGCCACACAGCACAGCAACATCCGAAGAATGTTCAATGTACGGTCGTCTTCTCTCGCCTGCTACTTTCCCGGTCTCCATGCGGGGGCGAGGCTTGCTGAATACCTACCAGAAAGCGACGGCCTCCTGTAGTATACCGGAATCAAACGGGGGCCCCACTGAATAAGGCGAATCGCCCATCAACCATCCAAACCatccccaccccaccccacctcCGGATAAGGCTGAGATAAGGCCCGACCCACTGCCCTCCATTGATTTCCTTTCGTTCCTCTGTTTCCACCAATCCCATTTCAACccaaaccaaattaaaaagaaaaaaatgaaggaatcGTAACTCTAAATAACCCGCAAAGAACACAACAAAAGACCATTTCTCCCCGCAATATTATTTATTAAGATATAGTACCCACTCGCGTGCCCCCGAACACCATGGCCGCCGCGAGCTCCTCCTACTTCTTCGGCACCCGCATTGCCGACCCGAAGCCGAGCCTCGGGCGGTTCCAGGCCCGGTTCGGCTTCGGCGGCAAGAAATTCGGCTTCGGAGGCAAGAAATCGCCTCCCCCGAAGCCCGCCCCAAGGAAGCTGGATGGGGAGCGGCTAGTCTGGTTCCCGGGGGCCGAGCCGCCGGAGTGGCTCGACGGGACCATGGTCGGGGACAGGGGCTTCGACCCGTTCGGGCTGGGGAAGCCGGCGGAGTACCTGCAGTTCGACCTGGACTCGCTGGACCAGAACCTGGCCAAGAACCTGGCCGGGGATGTGATCGGGGTGCGGGTCGAGCAGACCGATGTGAAGCCGACCCCGTTCCAGCCGTACAGCGAGGTGTTCGGGCTGCAGCGCTTCCGGGAGTGCGAGCTCATCCACGGGCGGTGGGCGATGCTGGGCACGCTCGGCGCGCTCGCCGTCGAGGCGCTCACCGGGGTCGCCTGGCAAGATGCTGGCAAGGTACGCAGCAGTTCTCTCTACGTACAGTGACTTATTAACGAGAAAAATCTATCAATAATTACAGCACAATATGATAGAATCCCGTGTAGAGATGATTATTGTTCAGTGGATTGTTCTTGAAATCTAATTCGGCTGGTTGAGATGATCGAAATTCCTCGGCTTGCCTTTGGTTGTCGGGAAGATATTTTGGTACGTTTAACTCCCCCTCGGAAGTAACCACACGTTTGAAAAGTACGGGTTTCCACTGTTTGTCCATACTTTTATGTCCTCCTCTTATTTTTCGGTAGTTTTTGTGGTCCTCCTGTTCGACATTGACGCTGGAAAAATGCATGTGTTGTGTCCTTCGCTTCATCGTGGCTACTTCTTTACCAAGACAATGCCTAGCTTttggtgatgatgatggtggtggcggGGGCAAGAAATTAATTGCGAACGCGTGTTGTCTATTAGAACAAGGTTAAAAAGGAAGATTGATTGTTTATTGCAACACTTATCTGCTTCTTCCTATTATTATATGGTGCGAAAGTTGCATGAAATTAGTTCTTCTACAAGAGAGGAAAGATCCCAACAAACCACCCTTCTGGCTTTTTCTCTAATTCCTTTTTAGTGTATACTTTTAGAGGGTTTGAAACAAGTGTTTGAATGTTTAAATAATTAGGCCGCGACTTAATTTAAcggtttaaattttcaaatgctGGCAGTCCCACAAAGTTTTACAGGGACAACTTTTTTAGCAAGTACCTATCACTTTTCCTAACTAGAGGAAAATTCATTAATTAACCTAAAAACAAGAACGATCAATACCTTTTTCAGATctaaattgagaagaaaatcaagaatcgACGAAATAACCCTCCGTTCCAAATTTAACTGGCTTCACAAGCAACAAAAGATACAAATGAACAAAGTGACGAAGAATTGACTCGACAATAGTAACTTCATTGGCAATTGGAAAATATTCTATTGTTGTATGTTCTTACTTGCATATGACACTtgctcaattaacaaaattggaacTTACTCTCAGGTGGAGCTTGTGGAGGGATCGTCCTACCTGGGCCAACCGCTCCCGTTCTCGCTGACGACGTTGATATGGATCGAGGTGATAGTGATCGGGTACATCGAATTCCAGAGGAACGCGGAGCTCGACCCGGAGAAGCGGCTCTACCCGGGCGGTTACTTCGACccgctcggcctcgcctcggacccggagaagaaggagaatcTCCAGCTGGCCGAGATCAAGCACGCCCGCCTCGCCATGATCGCATTCCTCATATTCGGCATCCAGGCCGCCTACACCGGCAAAGGCCCGATCGCCTTCGTCGCCACCTTCAACAAATGAGCCCGCTCAGCCATGTACACCACTCCCATCCTGTCCCTCAAACGATCCCAACCTTTGTGTCGTTCCTTGGCTTTCTTTTTGGTACAATGATCCAGTTGTAAAATACTAAAGTGAACTGATTTATGTTATTCCCACTTAATTGGAGATGTTATAAGCTGGTTAATCCCtgcttaattttttaataagcTTATTATTAGGTggactaaaataaaataaaatacactGCCTTGCCTTGCTTTCCACTCAGTCAACTCCGGCAAACAGCCGCTTGAAAAAATGTGCTTTTAGGCTGTAAAACTTATAGCAACCCTTTATTTAATTCAATCTAATCCCACTTCCAATCATTCAATTATTCTCGGTAAACCACTTCTAATGATTCAATTCATGACTTTCGTGAGTAGTCATTAAGCCATCCTCGTCATTCCAGTTGTTTCCACAGAGTCAGCTCCCaggtttctctatttttttcttctttcccgtTTTACCCTTTCTCCATATTTTAATTCATCTTTTTCCTGTTTTGTTCACCGATACCCTTACTATATAAGGTACATAAACAGGGCAGACATATTTATTGAAGATTTTGTTTGGTCTTCCTTCTTTAATTAATAAGTATCTTGAAAATCGAGAGAATATTGTTAATGTTGCCCTTTGCATGCCCTTAAAAGGAAACTTAAGaaatatcttgaaaattgaGAAAGTCTTGCTTATTTTGTCGTCATCCATAACACAATTAGTACTGACTTAAACAATTTATGCTATTTGTAAacttttttgaatattttataaaattcttctttttctttttcttttttctttccctttcaccATTAGCCAacatcgaaaagaaaagaaaagaataaaccaagtataaaacattaaaaattcagaaaagttttataaaaaaggtaaaaattattcacattaacACCAACCACCCTACATCAACTATGCCGCATAAAATAACCAATGTCTATGTTAGCAATATTAGCTTATATTAGTCGAAATGATCACATTGgtaaatcgtcaaaaggttCAAGAtcaaattagccaaattaaaaagtttatgattgaattgatatctatataaataggttttggactttttatttttttaatcctatGATAGATACTAGTTAATTTATGTAAAAATGGCGAGAACAAGTATGgagatattttgtttttccttttcttttaggaAATATATATGTAAGGGCCACGGTTCGTTTTAAAGGAAGAACTTTCACTTTCAAGGATGCTTGGCTCCTTTTGGCTTAAATGCTTgatcttgtgatttttttagctttcaaattatttaatttacttatagttgtgttttttttttttattccatcagTATTTGGCTCTTTTTGGCTCAAATGCTTGATCTTGTGATTTTTAGAACTTCCAAATCATCTAATTTGGTTATAATTGTGTTCATCTTGATTCCATAATACATTGAGATGTTTTCAGAAAGGGCCTACTAGGCTACTAATACAAATTTGCAGGGCATACTAAGATGACGAAAATggtaaaagaaaacccaatcacttactaaaataatataaaaaggtttttgtTAATAAGTGCTCTATGAGCACTTGTTAGATAaccaaagagagaaaatttgatgTGCTAGACGCGTATACTTCTCTTTTTGTGAGATCAATGTCTTCCTTTTtcggaaaattgccaaaaaagtcctaaacctttttgtaccgattcagttataaacatttttatgttgtgccaatttaatcatttcggctaattttggccgaattttgctAACTGGACACTAGGTTGGGCGTATGCCAATCGTCGTaacgttgacaacttttaataatattttaataatattttttttgtctttttttttttagcccgGTCGGCCGAGGTCCGCGACCAGCTAGAGGcaacggccggcgagggcgagccggCCACCTCGCAAGTGAGGCTCGTGCTCGCCCTCACCGACCAGTTGCCTCTGGCTGGTCGGCGGGACCTCGGCGGCCACtggaggaaaagacaaaaaaaaaaagaaaaagaaaaaaattaaaatattattaaaaattattaaaaattattcacgtcaatCTTCGATTACATTAATCGGCCGGcgtccaatcagcaaaatctggctaaaattgaccgaaaatttaggactgaattggtacaaaaaaagtttatgacttttttggcacttttcctcttcctttttacTATGTTAATTAGACACCTATCAACATGACtcttttgaagaatgaaaaagCGCACATCACAATGCTATCTTTCACATTACACACCGCCACTCTCCAAAtcagaatgttttttttttggtcggttccAAATCAGAATGTTCACATTACCAAATCGTACGCAAGAACACGGAATGCATCAAAACGGCGAAACCTTGCATTTAAGGGAGTATTTTGAAGGGTAATTTCTCgtccattttcatttatttcttcattgcagtacttaaaaaaaaaaaaaaaagagtactaTTCCATTCAGTGCAGTAAAAAGGCATTTATGGTCTGAAAGGAAAGTGGGAACCCAAAGTTTGAATTCACGTAGGAATGTAAGAGAACGGAATACATATTAAATTCAtggatacatatatatacatatatgagGGCGAAGGTGTGGTGATGGCggtcgtggtggtggtgggtggtGGTCACCGGCCACCGCGGACGATCCGCCAACATCGACATTAATCCGACGGCGACCAATTCACACCATGGTATTCAATTTTGCGGTCTGGCCCCGTCGGTTTCTCTAATCAATTACAGGGGTGTAATAAAGACTACTACATCACATTAATGAAAATCCCATAACTGTCCTTGCCCCCGCGGTCGGTGTGGTCTCGagtttttgaaaacaaaagatcATCAGCATCTGGGGCTAGGGCTGGCCCTACACGTGTGACGCTTGCCGAGCATGGCCCCACTTCGGAGGCACTGATCGTTGACTGCCTTCTCCCCCCCTACCTTTCGAATTTTCAAAGTCAAAGACACCGTGTTACCTGCCCCTCTCCACGTGTGAAGTCGAACTTGGTCTTTTTCGCATGGTAGGACCGGTAACTGATCTGTCTAGTTCTTTTCATATGGACCGCGGAGTCCATGCAGACGCaaatctttgaaagaaaaggcCTTTCCGATTGGTGCTGCGATCTTTTTTGGGGGGAACCACTTTGAAACTTTCTGCGCACTTTCAAGAGCTCGTGCAGCTTGCAGCAACTTGTTTCACACGCCGGCGTGACACAGAACTCAAAAAGGGATGGAGGAAAAAGAGACCGtgaagttgattttctttgcttCAATGAAATAATCAAATGACATCTGAATTCCCCCTCTCGGGGCCTCTCTCACTGCTGTTCACAGAATCGTAACGACACTACAGCTCAAGGTTagatggaaaatggaaaatgccTAACCCCACTTTACAATCAAGAATCCCCTGAAATCCATCTGGATCATCATCCCTCCCAAAcgtgaaaacaaaaatgaacatGGTGAAAGAAGAGATCTTGTgtcggttttttctttttctttttcggtttaTTTGTTCCTCCACTTCATTCTGAAGCAATGGAGATTATGTCGCTGGAGATGCTCCCGTGGCTATCTTGACATAGAGCTAATGCCCTCTCTAAATTAGCTACAATGTCGGTCATGGTTGGCCTGTCCTTCCCTTCCAAATTCACGCAGTGCATCGCCGTGTAACCCACCAGCTCGACCGCATCCGCCTCGTTCAACTCTGGCGACCCCACCCTCGAGTCCAAGATCTTTGCCAGTTCCCCCGCCTTTATCACCGGAACAGCAAAATCCACAATGCTGATCAGCGTCCCTCCATCCTCACCGTTCTTAAATATCGCGCGCTTCCCCGTCAGTAATTCTAACAATACCACCCCAAGGCCATACACATCGCTCTTCGCAGTCAACACATTCAGACTGTAGTACTCGGGATCAATGTACCCGACTGTTCCTGCAGCCTTGGATGGCCTCAGATCATGATCAGACCCAGGACCCATCAATGATAATCCAAAATCGGACACTCGGGCCATCCAGTTGGCATCCAGCAATATGTTAGAAGATTTGATGTCTCTGTGGATAATGGGAGGCACTGCATAGTTGTGTAGATATTCAATCCCTCTGGCAGCATCTAACGCAATCTTGATCCGCATCTTCCACGAATTCACAGGACTACTACTTCTCTCGACATTATCTTTATTATGCAAGTGATCGTAAAGAGCTCCGTTCTTCATGTACTCGTACACTAGGAGcctctcatctttttcttcacaATACCCAACTAGCCTAACCAAGTGTTTGTGGTGAAGCCGGGACAAGAATGAAAGTTCAGATTCGAAAGCACTTTCTTTCTCCTGGAACTTCTTCGTCCTTGGACCGGTTTCACTCCTTTTTATAGCAACTTCACGACCATCATGTAATTTCCCTCTGTAAATAATGCCGAAGCTGCCGGCTCCGATTTTGTTCTCGAGGGAGAAGTTGCCAGTGGCCCCTGCTAGctctgcaaaagaaaattcctcTGCCTTATCTTGGTGCTTCGAAGAGGTCCCGCTTCTCTGGCGCCTCATCGCTCTTGAGCTCTGGCGCCTCATCACTCTTGAGCTCTGGCGCCTTATGGTGGATGATCTCGAATAAGGGCTAGTGGTCGACGTCGTCTCGCCACTCGAATTGCCCCTAGTAATTGTAGGTTGAACTGAATTATGCACCTtctttttcccaaaacacatccCGCTCCACAAGCAGTAAATCAACGTGCAAATTCCCGCTAATGCTCCGACTGACCCAACAATCGCAAAGGCCAACAAGCCCCTTCTAAGAGCTCGTGATGGGGAGGATGGAGGGGAGACCAGTGCCGGTGGCGCTTGcgacggcggcagcggcggcatTGCTTGTGGGGGAGGCGGAAGGATTGGTGCTTGGATACGACACGGCTTGCAAATCACACCGGAGGCACTGCATAGAAGCTGTGACAGATCGAATATTCCACATTCACAAACTGACAGAACACAAGGCCCTGGAAGGATTTTTGTCAATGGAAGCACCTGGAGCCCCTCAGCCGACTCACCAGGCCAACCAGGACCCCAACACCCGATTGAATAATTACTCGATATCAATCCACAAGTGAAATTCGAACCCGAAACGATCAATTCAAATGAAATTGAATCAGTTCCATAGACTGAATACTGTCCATTGCCACCCCAACAGGTGACACTGTTATTCGCTTGCCTCATTGCACAGCTATGAGTAGCACCTAGAGACAACAAAGAGAACTCAAAGGATGAATGGGAAGGAACATCAAGCTGCCCAGAAGAATTGTTCCCGCTGCAAACTACAGAACCAGTAGAATTAATGCCGCAAGCATGTGAACCACCTGCGACGATACTCGACATTTGCATGCTCCCGAACCCATTTTGAATCGCTTGAATATCATTCGAGATTCGATTGCTACCCCAGCACTGGACACGACTCGTATTCATCGAAATTCCGCAAGTAAACCCAAACCCAGATGAAATCGACGAGAATCGATCAGCCCCGGACGGTACCTGAAAAGAGTCATCGATCCTCCGGCATTTCACCTCTCCCGTGGCACTCACCAATGCACAGACCTGGTCGTCACCCACGGCGAGGTTCTTCAACAGGGCCGACTCGTTGAGGTAGACCCGCCGGGGGAGCAGGGTCGTATTGGGGCTGAGAGCGTCCCAGCAGAGGTAGCTGGACCCGTCCGACACGAGGCCGCAGAAGTAGCCCCGGCCGCCGGAGACCTCGGAGAAGGAAACGTTGGGGAGGACGCCGAGGAGCACGCCCCCGCGGTAGCACCGGACGGCGCGGGTGCGCTGCGAGGCGACGACGCCGCACACGGTGCCGGAGCCGTAGGCGGCTGCGACGGTGGCGCCGGCGCCGAGCCCATAGACGGTGGCGGGTAgcgcgacggcgacggcgacggcgaggaagAACACCGCGGCGGGG
This Eucalyptus grandis isolate ANBG69807.140 chromosome 7, ASM1654582v1, whole genome shotgun sequence DNA region includes the following protein-coding sequences:
- the LOC104454394 gene encoding chlorophyll a-b binding protein CP29.3, chloroplastic is translated as MAAASSSYFFGTRIADPKPSLGRFQARFGFGGKKFGFGGKKSPPPKPAPRKLDGERLVWFPGAEPPEWLDGTMVGDRGFDPFGLGKPAEYLQFDLDSLDQNLAKNLAGDVIGVRVEQTDVKPTPFQPYSEVFGLQRFRECELIHGRWAMLGTLGALAVEALTGVAWQDAGKVELVEGSSYLGQPLPFSLTTLIWIEVIVIGYIEFQRNAELDPEKRLYPGGYFDPLGLASDPEKKENLQLAEIKHARLAMIAFLIFGIQAAYTGKGPIAFVATFNK
- the LOC104454395 gene encoding putative serine/threonine-protein kinase-like protein CCR3, with the protein product MTTRFFPAAVFFLAVAVAVALPATVYGLGAGATVAAAYGSGTVCGVVASQRTRAVRCYRGGVLLGVLPNVSFSEVSGGRGYFCGLVSDGSSYLCWDALSPNTTLLPRRVYLNESALLKNLAVGDDQVCALVSATGEVKCRRIDDSFQVPSGADRFSSISSGFGFTCGISMNTSRVQCWGSNRISNDIQAIQNGFGSMQMSSIVAGGSHACGINSTGSVVCSGNNSSGQLDVPSHSSFEFSLLSLGATHSCAMRQANNSVTCWGGNGQYSVYGTDSISFELIVSGSNFTCGLISSNYSIGCWGPGWPGESAEGLQVLPLTKILPGPCVLSVCECGIFDLSQLLCSASGVICKPCRIQAPILPPPPQAMPPLPPSQAPPALVSPPSSPSRALRRGLLAFAIVGSVGALAGICTLIYCLWSGMCFGKKKVHNSVQPTITRGNSSGETTSTTSPYSRSSTIRRQSSRVMRRQSSRAMRRQRSGTSSKHQDKAEEFSFAELAGATGNFSLENKIGAGSFGIIYRGKLHDGREVAIKRSETGPRTKKFQEKESAFESELSFLSRLHHKHLVRLVGYCEEKDERLLVYEYMKNGALYDHLHNKDNVERSSSPVNSWKMRIKIALDAARGIEYLHNYAVPPIIHRDIKSSNILLDANWMARVSDFGLSLMGPGSDHDLRPSKAAGTVGYIDPEYYSLNVLTAKSDVYGLGVVLLELLTGKRAIFKNGEDGGTLISIVDFAVPVIKAGELAKILDSRVGSPELNEADAVELVGYTAMHCVNLEGKDRPTMTDIVANLERALALCQDSHGSISSDIISIASE